One Megalobrama amblycephala isolate DHTTF-2021 linkage group LG15, ASM1881202v1, whole genome shotgun sequence genomic window, acTGTTCTTCAAACTTGCTGTTCTGTGAATCAACAGGcactgtatcatggtttcctTGTTTTCAGCACTGATAATAGTAGCTAAGGATGTTTCTGAAagcagcatatcagaatgatttctgaaggatcatgtgacactgaagactggaggaacAGGAATAAAcagcatttgaaatatattaaaatagaaaacaaattgCAGTATTACTGTTTgcctatttttgatcaaataaatgcaaccttggtgagcttAAACAAAGAATTTTATTAATCCTTTTGAAGAGCAATAGGCCTACATCATATCAAAATGAACAAGAATTTAAGAACAATACCACAATAGATATAGCTAAGtcctcaaaaacatttatacaaGTTTATTTCAGTTGTTACAGGCAGTGACGTACTTAATGATAACAACTAATAAAACACCGAGTTTTAAAACATCGCAAAGGAAGAGCACAACTAGCTGAACTCATTGTAGACGATAGCTGAAGGTTGTTACACGAAGTATCTGTCATTGTTACAGACGACTGCACAAATCGTGCatactaatgaaaacattataaactgttacatcttaagccgagttcagactgcacgattttagccccgattttggctcgccgacaggttttgagaaatcgccgacaaatgcccgaaatcacaggcaaatcggtgctcgttcacgcgagtgacaatcacgcagtgtgaatgagcaaagatgCGAtatgagagaatcgccgacgagtcgccgacacccgtgagatatttggcatgctaaatatctggacctgtcggcgattcaaaatcctgctgtgtgaaaagtgttctgactgaaaactacatcggcgatgaccgacagccaatgagagagcaagatacagatcagcggggagttcggggaggagttatagaccacaatatcagcaagcatggcttcgtttcagataaacattacaattatataaaacaaaaacaaagcacaaacatttgcttgaccatcaacagcagcacattgaaaagttatgtatttagttcCAActgtcgttgcagaacacacaatccttgttcttcgcgtctccccaaacatttccttctccatattcttcttttatttatgttgttttcgctgcaaatcagcgcacaggcaattcatatttcaagcttcttgcggactactatttttaataataatcccaccgtgtgtctcaatcagctccctagttcagtagtcagggcactgatcagggtatcagccgcattcactttcattatatactgattcacgacctagggagctgattgaaacGCAGgaccagtctcacgtgagaactccggtcttgaacgcgtgatatcgcgttgtttccttgtcatgtctcgcgtgtgtttggttgtgaaacgtagtttgcgtgccagacagagttgtctgcgattcttcctattgtaaagtcatgcagtgtgaaaccttctgtctccgatccatcgtgcagtttgaacacagcagcgactgaatgctggccaagatagtcatgcagtgtgaaaagaacagtgacccgactactttgaaaatcgtgcagtctgaactcggctttaccTATAAGAaaacaactgtagtttaggCATAAGTCAGCCGCAACGCTGAGAATATAATTATctttatggaataatccactaatgtcttgagatacaatgtgaactaaaattCTCAGTTGCACGTGCAATCGCGCATGTCTGGGaaactcattaatattcatgtaagctcaaagacaatttacaaatatcactaaatttGTTATTATCGATCCatctacttctctggaccttgaatgtgatCATTTAATTGCTTTCTATAGGagataaaaagaaaacagattTCATCATATATCAAAATAGTGTAGCACACAGAatctttgtaattgtttttgaaattgctgtttattattttgcacTGCAGTTCTAGGGTTAAGGCAGGAAGTTAATGAGCCCGGAAGAGAGGCGGACAGAGAGTGAGTTAGTCTGATGCGGGTGTGTTGCAGTTGTTCTGCGTTCCGATTAAAACAGTTCAGAACGAAGCCTCCCTTGTCTGTCGTTCCTCAGATActacaatatcttaatttgtgttctgaagatgaatgaaggtcttacgggtgtagaatgacatgagggtgagtcataaatgacagaaatttcattaattactcaccttgaaatggttagttcactcaaaaatgaaaatcatgtcattaattactcaccctcatgtcattccacacccgtaagaccttcgttaatattcggaacacaaattaagatattttagtagaaatccgatggctccataaggcctacatagacagcaatggtacttcctctctcaagatccattaatgtacaaacaacacatctaaatcagttcatgtgagtacagtggttctaccttaaaggtcccgtttttcgtgtttttttgaagctttgattgtgtttatagtgtgcaatataacatgtgttcatgtttcgcgtgtaaaaaaacacagtatttttcacataatttacttatctgtataccgctgtttccactgtcataaaaacaggctgatgacttccttgttctatgaagtccctccttcagaaatacgtaacgagttctgattgtgccagcggttcgttcctgtgttgtgattcgacagctctgagcgcaccgtgcccggaaaagtcacgcctcttaccataacgtggagatgcacgcgctcagtgttattgtaaacatgtctttaattttaccctatcaatttgagccggaatcagacccggtgattggactgcgggatgaaaataacagcgtttcgacgacatggcgacaaacacgctctacaaacgcaactcttgtgtattcctgtgggcggaggttagtcaaaaaactgttttagtgacgtcattaaagaaggaagtagagggatgtagtccaaactggccgttcaatgtaggcgacttctgttaaataaaatatctcgcttggcattgaactttgagctttaaaattttacagattttatttatactctaacaacaacattacacactaactaaagtttgaaacatgggatcacaaataatgggacctttaatattGTAAAGTGACGaggatactttttgtgcgccatcaaaacaaaataacgacctttcaacaatatagtgatcggctgatttcaaaacactgattcagagCTTTACAAATCGAATTGGTGACTCTGAGTGCCAAAGTtgcgtgatttcagcagtttagccgtttgataggaaaTCTGagtcactgatttgattcgtaaagctctgaattGAATTCGCaggaactgatttaaatgttttagtacattaatggatcttgagagaggaaatgtcattgctggtgatgcaggcctcactgagccatcggatttcaactaaaatatcttaatttgtgttctgaagattaacaaaggtcttacgggtgtggaacgacatgagggtgagtaataaacgacagaaattttcattttggggtgaactaaccctttaagatctcAAGGACGCTGAGCCTTGTGTGTAGATTAGATCGGTTTTATTGATGTTTAAGACACACATCTGGAGGGACACtaacatcatttaaaaaatgatctgGATGTTTCTTTTTCCAGAGTACAGAACAACACGTCACCATTTCACCATCCCCATTTCACataaataatgtgttttaaaaatgttaaatgcacAAAACAGCTCAATGTCAATATAGTCTGACTACAGACAGACATATTTTTCCATATTTACCATTCATCAGAATTACATTTgagaagtaaataaataatcaccTTATCCATCCTGTCAgggtcatttttgtttttcatttcagGTATTTTTATCcctttgatttaaaaaaaaaaaaaaacttttacagagaaaaaaacatgaacaaacaaaaataagtgATTGGGGTGTTTTGACCCtgtgattgggttaaatgtttgcccaaccttctgggtagttttatttaacccactattaaaaattactatatggctggcttaaaatgaacccaatgtctattaaatatattaataaatgttaatttccagcatacattgggttaattttaagctagcaatacagtaatttctaaacaatagttgggttaaatagaactgcccagcaggttgggcaaacatctaacccaatcactgggtttgtccatatttaacccaacttgggttatttttaacccagcacttTGGAAGTGTAATGCAGGTtcttaaacattacatttttacattacgttttatttctgtaataaccTGAGAAATTGAAAATGAAGTTTACAAATATTATGTCTGGAATATTTCATCATGATCTGTAAATCATCACCAGCCTCACTGTATTGCTGTAAAAGCTGCAGCAGCTCCAGCCAATCCTGCTAATGCTGTAACAGGAAGTTCATTTCCTCCTATAAAGTGACCAATCACAGCTCCAGCTGATAAACCACACACAGCACCTGCTGCTTTCAGCAGTAACTGTCTAACAGCACTGGGACGCTCAAGAGAAGATGAACGGATAAACTGACTCTTCAACATCAATCTCCAGAGAATCCCAGTGAAAACTCCTCCAGCTGCTGCTGATCCTCCAGTATTGAAACCCCTCATGATTGTCCATCCATGTGAAGTTTTCCTTCCACGCTGAAACACCTCCCGTCACTACAGCAAAAACCATaatcacacatatatatttcaGCTTTATCTGTTTAACAATCAGAAGTTTGAGCTCCTTCCAAGCTTTCTCCTGTTTCTCCAGTATCCTGGCTCTTTCCTGCTCCTCACATTCTTTCCTTACACGcatctctgtctctcttctGACTCTGTCTAATGTCATTTGatgttctctctctttcctctcctcctctgccctcctctcctcctcctctcttctcctctcaGTCTCCTCCATCATTTCTAGTGTGTAACGGGAGTTTCTGTTCTCAGTCACCAGTCTGTCGATCTTCTCCATGAGTTCAGTCACCTGCCGTCTGTTTGATCAATCTTTAATGTTAAACTCATGATATCTCTGACCACATCGATTAATAAAACCAGATAATTGAGGATTTGCCCTGATCATTTCTCCTAGTGTTCTCATGTGTCTCTGATCTGCATGAGTGAAGATCACTAGAGTAAATCTGAGAGCTTCTGCTCCAAACTTCTGCTCAAACCAGCTAATGAAATCCATCTCCTTCTCAGTGAAAGTGCTTAAAGGCAGAAAAAGCAGGATCACATGAGCTCCTGGTGAACATAATTCAAGAGCTTTCTTCAGCTCCGAGTCTGAATCAAAGTCAGTGTGAGTGGAGAAGATGAAGTCTGGAGTATCGATCACTGTCACTTTCTTGTTACTAACAGATCCAGTGTGTTTCTGACAGAATCTGGTCACTGATGAAGATCTCATTTCTGACTCAAACACAGTTTCATTAAAGATGGTGTTTCCTGTGGTGCTTTTTCCTGCTCCGGTTTTACCGATCAACAACAGCACTGTGTTCTGAAACATGCAAAAATCACATAAGATGAAGTGCACACATTATTTATTGTGTTTACTAAAGAAACAAATAGGCACTCACCTGCTCCATCATCTGATGCTCCTTTTTCTCTTTGCTTAAAGACTCCACCGACAAACCTGAGACGATTCACAAAACAGACTAAATGTAATAACAACAATGGCTCTTATGCAAGAAACACAAACACTCAAAGATGATTTTTACttctttgtaaatatttaatttaaaagacCTGAAAAACGATAAGCTACAATTTGGTTAAAAAAATCTCTATAGATACTTCAAGTTTTGGTTTGTTTAAGATTACCTTTCCACctgcaaattagcata contains:
- the zgc:172090 gene encoding LOW QUALITY PROTEIN: GTPase IMAP family member 3 (The sequence of the model RefSeq protein was modified relative to this genomic sequence to represent the inferred CDS: substituted 1 base at 1 genomic stop codon), with the translated sequence MMEQNTVLLLIGKTGAGKSTTGNTIFNETVFESEMRSSSVTRFCQKHTGSVSNKKVTVIDTPDFIFSTHTDFDSDSELKKALELCSPGAHVILLFLPLSTFTEKEMDFISWFEQKFGAEALRFTLVIFTHADQRHMRTLGEMIRANPQLSGFINRCGQRYHEFNIKDXSNRRQVTELMEKIDRLVTENRNSRYTLEMMEETERRREEEERRAEEERKEREHQMTLDRVRRETEMRVRKECEEQERARILEKQEKAWKELKLLIVKQIKLKYICVIMVFAVVTGGVSAWKENFTWMDNHEGFQYWRISSSWRSFHWDSLEIDVEESVYPFIFS